The nucleotide window GGTATCTGAGAACCCTCAACCTGGCTCAGAACCTCCTGACACAACTGCCGAAGGGGATGTTCCAGTCGCTCAGCAGCCTGCAGATATTGAAGCTGAGTGACAATATGTTCGCCAGGCTCCCCGAGGGAGTGCTGAGCAATCTGGGCAGCCTGCAGGAGCTCTTTCTGGACAGCAATGCCATCACGGAGCTGTCCCCACATCTGTTCTCACACCTGCTCAGCCTGGAGAAGCTGTGGCTGCAGCATAATGCCATCAGTCTCCTGCCGGTCTCCGCCTTCTCCTCCCTGCGGAATCTGACCTTTCTAAACCTGAAGGACAATGCACTGCGGACTCTGCCTGCCGGTCTCTTCACCCACAACCCAGGCCTGCTTCACCTGTCCCTTTCCTACAACCAGCTGGAGACTGTCCCTGAGGGCAGCTTTGCCAACCTGAGGAAGCTCGCTTCCCTCACGCTCTCCCACAACGCCATCACCCACCTGCCTGAGAATGTCTTCAGGAATCTTGAGCAGTTGGTCAAACTCTCTCTGGACAGCAATAACTTGACGGTCTTGCACCCAACTCTCTTTCACAACTTGTCCAAGCTTCAGCTCCTCGACTTGTCCAGGAACCAGCTGACCATGCTCCCTGGGGGCATCTTTGACACCAACTATGACCTCTTCAACCTGGCCTTGCTCGGCAACCCCTGGCAGTGTGACTGCCGTCTGTCCTACCTCACCAGCTGGCTCCGTCTCTACAACGACCGGATCTTCAACACCCACACTTTCTGTGCAGGCCCGGCATACCTCAAGGGCCAGTTGGTGCCAAACTTGAAGCAGGAGCAGCTCGTATGTCCGGGCAACCCAGGCCAGTTGGGGCTAGATGACAGGGAGCCAGCAGGCAGCTGGGATCTGGCTGTGGAGGGAAGGGCAGCTCACAGGCAGTGTATCTACGGCAACCCAGAGGGCACTGTGCTGCTTGCCTGCGAGGAGGCCCAGTGTCGCTGGCTGAACATCCAACTGTCTTCCCGGGAGGGCTCAGATGTCACAGCAATGGCCTACAATTCCAGTCAGGAGTGGGAGTTGAGGTCAACCTGTGGCTCCGTGAGGGTCACTGTGTCTATTGAGGCTCAAGCTGCTGGGCCTTAGGTGCAGCAGAGAGATTTGGAAGCCCTGGACCAGCGACCTCTTAGGGCAGAGGAAGCAGGATGTCTGAAGCTAATGTAAGGGACATGTCACATCTCCAGGTTAGAGAGGAGAGAGGCCTGCTTCATCTAACATCTTCTTGTCTTCCGTCACCGTGCTCTCTTGGAACCTCTGGCCTAACGAGGTCATCCTCAAATCTTCCAGGGTCCCCTTGAGAACCACACCATGGTCTAGCACGATAGTtcacaaccttcctaatgctgtgacccttgaaCACAGTTCTTGTTGTACTGACCCCCAACAATAcatttatttcattgctacttttataactgtgattttgctgctgtttttgGGCGACAATGCAAGTACTTTTTTGGAGGTAGAGATTTGGCAAAGGGGTCACGATTtacaggtggagaaccactggcctagaggTTATAACCCCGTCACAGTGTTTTCCTACCATTaagccccaccccactccctgttCTGCGTTCTAGCCTTGAGGTGTGTTCACCTCTACTGTAGTTGTATAAAGTAGAGGTCATGTCCCTTTAATAGATCAAAAAATCAATAGTCTGTTCTGATTTCTTGGTCCCAATTTTGTAGTTAGTGGctagagaggggaaaggggtgtTTTGGAGGAGCTGAGGTGac belongs to Rattus norvegicus strain BN/NHsdMcwi chromosome 11, GRCr8, whole genome shotgun sequence and includes:
- the Cpn2 gene encoding carboxypeptidase N subunit 2 precursor is translated as MKFSSVSEEKPGLLAPPAQPLTKMFQGAWLCWASLLLLVRVTQPCPVGCDCFDRKIFCSDEQLAAIPLDIPSHVTDIVFVETSFTTVGTRAFSGSPNLTKVVFLNTRVHHLEPDAFGGLPRLEDLEVTGSPFSNLSANIFSNLSSLGKLTLDFNRLAALPEDLFHHMDTLESLQLQGNQLQTLPGRLFQSLRYLRTLNLAQNLLTQLPKGMFQSLSSLQILKLSDNMFARLPEGVLSNLGSLQELFLDSNAITELSPHLFSHLLSLEKLWLQHNAISLLPVSAFSSLRNLTFLNLKDNALRTLPAGLFTHNPGLLHLSLSYNQLETVPEGSFANLRKLASLTLSHNAITHLPENVFRNLEQLVKLSLDSNNLTVLHPTLFHNLSKLQLLDLSRNQLTMLPGGIFDTNYDLFNLALLGNPWQCDCRLSYLTSWLRLYNDRIFNTHTFCAGPAYLKGQLVPNLKQEQLVCPGNPGQLGLDDREPAGSWDLAVEGRAAHRQCIYGNPEGTVLLACEEAQCRWLNIQLSSREGSDVTAMAYNSSQEWELRSTCGSVRVTVSIEAQAAGP
- the Cpn2 gene encoding carboxypeptidase N subunit 2 isoform X1, producing the protein MFQGAWLCWASLLLLVRVTQPCPVGCDCFDRKIFCSDEQLAAIPLDIPSHVTDIVFVETSFTTVGTRAFSGSPNLTKVVFLNTRVHHLEPDAFGGLPRLEDLEVTGSPFSNLSANIFSNLSSLGKLTLDFNRLAALPEDLFHHMDTLESLQLQGNQLQTLPGRLFQSLRYLRTLNLAQNLLTQLPKGMFQSLSSLQILKLSDNMFARLPEGVLSNLGSLQELFLDSNAITELSPHLFSHLLSLEKLWLQHNAISLLPVSAFSSLRNLTFLNLKDNALRTLPAGLFTHNPGLLHLSLSYNQLETVPEGSFANLRKLASLTLSHNAITHLPENVFRNLEQLVKLSLDSNNLTVLHPTLFHNLSKLQLLDLSRNQLTMLPGGIFDTNYDLFNLALLGNPWQCDCRLSYLTSWLRLYNDRIFNTHTFCAGPAYLKGQLVPNLKQEQLVCPGNPGQLGLDDREPAGSWDLAVEGRAAHRQCIYGNPEGTVLLACEEAQCRWLNIQLSSREGSDVTAMAYNSSQEWELRSTCGSVRVTVSIEAQAAGP